The proteins below come from a single Pedobacter sp. MC2016-14 genomic window:
- a CDS encoding HupE/UreJ family protein: MQDFALYFELGWQHILDWQGYDHILFVLVLCCSYTLTDWRKILLLVTAFTIGHSLTLALSVLNFVRVNSAWIEFMIPLTILVTTSLNIIGRKTKKTGSWLKYTLTLFFGLIHGMGFSNYLKSLLGKSTNIATELFAFNIGLEFGQLMIVLISLATSFFLINLIKITQKDWIFFLSSAIFGISFIMSAERLAALL; the protein is encoded by the coding sequence TCGCCCTCTATTTTGAACTAGGCTGGCAGCATATATTAGACTGGCAGGGATATGATCACATTCTATTTGTACTGGTGTTATGTTGCAGTTATACATTAACGGATTGGAGGAAAATCCTCCTATTGGTAACAGCATTTACTATAGGTCATAGCCTAACACTGGCATTGAGTGTATTAAATTTTGTTCGTGTTAACAGTGCCTGGATTGAATTTATGATTCCCCTCACCATTCTGGTCACAACCAGCCTGAACATTATTGGCCGAAAAACAAAAAAAACAGGCTCATGGTTAAAATACACACTTACTTTATTCTTCGGCCTGATTCACGGAATGGGGTTTTCTAATTATTTGAAGAGTTTATTGGGAAAAAGTACAAACATCGCAACTGAATTGTTTGCATTTAACATCGGACTGGAATTTGGACAGCTAATGATAGTACTTATTAGCCTTGCTACCTCTTTTTTCCTCATTAATCTTATAAAAATTACACAAAAAGACTGGATTTTCTTCCTTTCATCTGCTATATTTGGAATATCCTTTATCATGTCTGCAGAAAGACTTGCTGCCTTACTATAA